In a genomic window of Lepisosteus oculatus isolate fLepOcu1 chromosome 5, fLepOcu1.hap2, whole genome shotgun sequence:
- the ilrun gene encoding protein ILRUN, with amino-acid sequence MEGMDMDLDPELMQKFSCMGTTDKDVLISEFQRLLGFQLNPAGCAFFLDMTNWNLQAAIGAYYDFESPNINAPSMSFVEDVTIGEGESVPPDTQFTKTWRIQNTGTESWPPGVSLKYVGGDQFGHVNMVMVRSLDPQEVTDVSVQMRSPAAPGMYQGQWRMCTATGLFYGDVIWVILSVEVGGLLGVTQQLSSFETEFNTQPHRSVEGNFNPFASPQKNKHPSSDEDNSLKDPGGPWEATPDRIQQDQNGLSHNSVNIAPNGLQNNLSVVTYSQGIHGPYPFGQS; translated from the exons ATGGAGGGCATGGACATGGACCTGGACCCGGAGCTCATGCAGAAATTCAGCTGCATGGGCACCACCGACAAGGACGTCCTGATCTCCGAGTTCCAAAGGCTTCTTGGGTTCCAGCTGAACCCGGCCGGCTGCGCCTTCTTCCTGGATATGACCAACTG GAACCTGCAGGCAGCCATCGGGGCGTACTACGACTTTGAGAGCCCCAACATCAACGCACCATCAATGTCATTTGTCGAAGACGTGACAATCGGAGAGGGAGAGTCAGTGCCCCCTGACACACAATTCACAAAAACCTGGAGGATACAGAACACAG GGACGGAATCCTGGCCCCCCGGCGTGAGCTTGAAGTACGTGGGAGGCGACCAGTTTGGCCATGTGAACATGGTGATGGTCCGGTCCCTAGACCCCCAGGAAGTGACGGACGTCAGCGTGCAGATGCGGAGCCCGGCAGCGCCCGGCATGTACCAGGGCCAGTGGAGGATGTGCACGGCTACGGGACTCTTCTACGGGG ATGTGATCTGGGTGATCTTGAGTGTGGAGGTGGGCGGGCTCCTGGGCGTCACACAGCAGCTGTCCTCCTTCGAGACCGAGTTCAACACCCAACCGCACCGCAGCGTGGAGGGCAACTTCAACCCCTTCGCCTCGCCGCAGAAGAACAAGCACCCCTCCAGCGACGAGGACAACAGCCTCAAGGACCCGGGGGGCCCCTGGGAGGCAACACCAGACCGAATCCAGCAGGATCAAAATGGACTGTCACACAACTCTGTAAATATAGCACCAAACGGTCTCCAAAACAACCTATCAGTAGTGACTTACAGCCAG GGTATCCACGGCCCCTATCCTTTTGGACAGTCTTAA
- the snrpc gene encoding U1 small nuclear ribonucleoprotein C, which translates to MPKFYCDYCDTYLTHDSPSVRKTHCSGRKHKENVKDYYQKWMEEQAQSLIDKTTAAFQQGKIPPTPFPGAPPPGGAMIPPPPNITGPPRPGMMPAPPMGGPPMMPMMGPPPPGMMPGGPAPGMRPPMGGPMQMMPGPPMMRPPSRPMMVPSRPGMVRPDR; encoded by the exons ATGCCGAA GTTTTACTGTGATTACTGTGACACATACTTAACGCACGACTCG CCGTCTGTGCGGAAGACACACTGCAGTGGGCGCAAGCACAAGGAAAATGTGAAAGACTACTACCAGAAATGGATGGAGGAGCAGGCGCAGAGCCTCATTGACAAAACCA CGGCTGCCTTCCAGCAAGGAAAGATTCCTCCCACCCCTTTCCCTGGAGCGCCACCTCCTGGAGGAGCCATGATTCCACCTCCACCTAACATCA CTGGCCCCCCTCGTCCCGGCATGATGCCAGCGCCCCCTATGGGTGGACCTCCCATGATGCCCATGATGGGCCCTCCTCCCCCTGGCATGATGCCTGGTGGGCCAG CACCGGGAATGCGGCCCCCAATGGGCGGCCCGATGCAGATGATGCCAGGCCCCCCCATGATGAGACCACCCTCACGGCCCATGATGGTGCCGTCCAGACCCGGCATGGTGCGGCCCGACAGATAA